In Gemmatimonadota bacterium, the DNA window AGTGAGGAGGACGCGGATGTCATTGTCGACTATCTCTGCCAGGTCGCGGACCTCCGACGGATCCACTTCTTGTGGCGTCCGTTCTTAAGGGATCCGGCCGACGAAATGGTTCTCGAGGTTGCAGTGGAGGCGGAGGCAGATGTCATCGTGACGCACAACATCCGAGACTTCAGAGATGTCGAAGAGCAGTTCGATATCCGCGTGATCCGTCCAGGCGCGTTCCTGGAGTTGTTGGAGGGAAAAGACAGATGAGCACAATGAGCTTGAGGT includes these proteins:
- a CDS encoding PIN domain-containing protein, which translates into the protein MIRGVLDTNVLVAAARSRLGASFQIVRMLEPDGPFQIALSVPLALEYEMALKRQTDLSEEDADVIVDYLCQVADLRRIHFLWRPFLRDPADEMVLEVAVEAEADVIVTHNIRDFRDVEEQFDIRVIRPGAFLELLEGKDR